In one Acipenser ruthenus chromosome 10, fAciRut3.2 maternal haplotype, whole genome shotgun sequence genomic region, the following are encoded:
- the LOC117405461 gene encoding leucine rich adaptor protein 1-like, which translates to MVDETISESLPDLKDVESKIGRKTPEGLLRWLREDSAHLLGNNTLNPGESKEREPLPRKKGLAEKIRDLKLEMAYLRSIDVKILRQLVAVNEGIETVKWILEEKGNLASRCSSLTSSQYSLVESQETSRRGSWNSLVESQETSSLQDPNDKLDSISIGSYLDTLADDMDEYCPSSSESAICSTANGHSSSCGRSEQEQQWGGGGGKTCGQGSPLHRTDLFRENQGWSKPAQDPSKVESSRIDRELLPSKSRSVGNGYLDKPGADLDRILETRPPLAEKPYKSSPKLNSYKNGKIDLDSCKLNTKIHLEYNAHWRWVQSRDDVTFL; encoded by the exons ATGGTGGACGAAACTATCAGCGAGTCCCTCCCGGACCTTAAAGACGTGGAAAGTAAAATCGGCAGAAAAACGCCGGAAGGGTTGCTGAGATGGCTGCGAGAGGACTCTGCTCACCTTCTGGGGAACAACACCCTGAACCCCGGGGAGAGCAAAGAGCGCGAGCCGCTCCCGAGGAAGAAAGGTCTGGCTGAAAAAATACGAGATTTAAAACTCGAAATG GCCTACCTGCGCTCCATTGACGTGAAGATCCTTCGGCAGCTGGTCGCGGTGAATGAGGGGATCGAGACGGTCAAGTGGATTCTGGAGGAGAAGGGGAACCTGGCCAGTCGCTGTAGCAGCCTGACCAGCAGCCAGTACAGCCTGGTGGAGAGCCAGGAGACCTCCAGGAGAGGCAGCTGGAACAGTCTGGTGGAGAGCCAGGAGACCTCCAGCCTGCAGGACCCCAACGACAAACTGGACAGCATCTCCATCGGCAGCTACCTGGACACCTTGGCAGATGACATGGACGAGTACTGCCCATCCAGTTCAGAGTCAGCAATCTGCTCCACTGCGAATGGCCACAGTAGCTCCTGTGGCAGGTCTGAGCAGGAGCAGCAGTGGGGTGGTGGAGGAGGCAAAACCTGCGGACAGGGCTCTCCTTTACACAGAACAGACCTGTTTAGGGAGAACCAGGGCTGGAGTAAGCCAGCCCAGGACCCTTCCAAAGTGGAGTCCAGCAGAATTGACAGGGAGCTGCTTCCTTCAAAGTCACGCAGCGTAGGGAACGGCTATTTGGACAAACCGGGTGCTGACCTTGACCGCATCCTGGAGACAAGGCCTCCTTTAGCGGAGAAGCCGTACAAAAGTAGCCCCAAGCTGAACTCCTATAAAAACGGTAAAATAGATTTGGACAGCTGTAAACTGAACACTAAGATCCACCTGGAGTACAATGCGCACTGGCGCTGGGTGCAGTCTCGGGACGATGTGACGTTCTTGTAA